In Nitrosophilus labii, the following proteins share a genomic window:
- a CDS encoding HP0495 family protein, with protein MKEMKDFKEKVKIEYPTIWRYKVIGENAKKTREAIEDVAKGLTCTISFSKISNKGKYQSFNADIFVHSEEERERLFKELKEHKDVKMVL; from the coding sequence ATGAAAGAAATGAAAGATTTTAAAGAAAAAGTGAAGATAGAGTATCCAACTATTTGGAGATATAAAGTTATAGGCGAAAATGCCAAAAAAACGAGAGAAGCGATAGAAGATGTAGCAAAAGGTTTAACTTGTACCATCTCCTTTTCAAAAATAAGCAACAAAGGAAAATATCAAAGTTTTAATGCGGATATATTTGTTCATAGCGAAGAGGAGAGGGAGAGACTCTTCAAAGAACTAAAAGAGCATAAAGATGTTAAGATGGTGTTGTAA
- a CDS encoding DEAD/DEAH box helicase, producing MTFQDFNLKPQIQKAIDLAGFKEPSPIQRESIPVILTGRDIVGQAHTGTGKTAAFALPMLNMLEINDEVEGLIIVPTRELATQVSDEVFRLGKFLGIKTATVYGGSSYSRQLHHIESASVVVATPGRLLDLLKSGKIELNPSFVVLDEADEMLDMGFLDDIKAIFEFLPSNRQTMLFSATMPNEIKELASKILYNPAFISITKNEVTNENIKQYYYVVDERERDEALIRLLDYKAPSKAIIFCRMKVEVDRLNEFLNAQGISAKGLHGDMQQRQREDVIQSFKKGNTEILIATDVAARGLDISDVTHVFNYHIPFDPQSYVHRIGRTGRAGREGIAISLVTPHEFKQLLRIQKAVGSALINKEIPTSSELKEKKQNSTLERVLATQISTEAIELINLLEAQTDLSTIALKLASMVIEDEKVAGREKIGKSKKEIERLIRQFENEKRRPNRARNSFTRGQRKSPRTRRH from the coding sequence ATGACATTTCAAGATTTCAATCTTAAGCCACAAATTCAAAAAGCTATCGATTTAGCTGGATTCAAAGAACCAAGCCCTATACAAAGAGAATCAATCCCGGTAATTCTTACCGGACGCGATATAGTTGGACAAGCTCATACAGGAACTGGAAAAACTGCCGCATTCGCTCTGCCTATGCTAAATATGCTAGAAATAAACGACGAAGTTGAAGGTTTGATAATCGTACCTACAAGAGAGCTAGCAACTCAAGTAAGCGACGAAGTTTTTAGACTTGGCAAATTTTTAGGCATAAAAACAGCTACAGTTTATGGAGGAAGCTCTTATTCAAGACAGCTTCACCACATAGAGAGCGCTTCTGTAGTAGTTGCGACTCCCGGAAGACTACTTGATCTTTTAAAAAGCGGTAAAATCGAGTTAAATCCAAGCTTTGTAGTTTTGGATGAAGCAGATGAGATGCTCGATATGGGATTTTTGGATGATATCAAAGCGATTTTTGAATTTTTACCTTCAAATAGACAGACAATGCTCTTTAGCGCTACAATGCCAAACGAAATAAAAGAACTAGCTTCTAAGATACTTTACAATCCGGCGTTTATCTCAATAACCAAAAATGAAGTGACGAACGAAAATATAAAACAGTATTACTATGTTGTAGATGAAAGAGAAAGAGACGAAGCACTTATAAGACTTTTGGACTATAAAGCTCCTTCAAAAGCTATTATCTTTTGCAGAATGAAAGTAGAAGTTGATAGACTAAATGAGTTTCTAAACGCTCAGGGAATAAGCGCAAAAGGTCTGCACGGAGATATGCAGCAGCGCCAACGTGAAGATGTTATACAATCATTCAAAAAAGGAAATACAGAAATACTCATAGCTACCGACGTGGCGGCTAGGGGTCTAGATATTAGCGATGTTACGCACGTTTTTAATTATCATATACCTTTTGATCCGCAAAGCTATGTCCACAGAATCGGAAGAACAGGAAGAGCCGGAAGGGAGGGGATTGCCATATCTTTAGTTACTCCCCACGAATTTAAACAGCTTCTTCGTATACAAAAAGCTGTAGGAAGCGCTCTTATAAATAAGGAGATCCCAACAAGTAGTGAACTAAAAGAAAAAAAGCAGAACTCTACCTTAGAAAGAGTTTTAGCAACGCAAATTTCCACCGAAGCTATAGAGCTTATAAATCTGCTTGAAGCTCAAACAGATCTATCTACTATCGCGCTCAAGCTTGCCTCAATGGTTATAGAGGATGAAAAAGTAGCGGGAAGAGAAAAAATCGGCAAAAGCAAAAAAGAGATAGAGAGACTTATCAGACAGTTTGAAAATGAAAAAAGAAGACCAAACAGAGCAAGGAACTCATTCACTAGAGGACAAAGAAAAAGTCCAAGAACTAGAAGACACTAA
- a CDS encoding DUF6781 family protein, with the protein MQAKIENILKEDDLKEAISILIEEIKKEKEKHIQELILEIDRLNREIEHEKEDLKLKLKETFEILENLAQELDGDKKEEFIKAIEVNKLKTLEFLGILKETTEAAIIAALEKNEDIEETVKEITKNLAFETIDIKVDAAHIKDVSIAILSVAADIASVSINYSDEILSGTVQGVKTGILKSIEKFKESIEFTPLEAREIIIDNYDKIIKDLENVDDLYISCIKEVAHNSEAGIKEKLLKLAEELQSTMYKLKNAAQETIEIFKTKFSDLAKEAASTTSIFKEKAEEAKKLGARAFMIAKAAIDGAIKGAKDAITKEKDEK; encoded by the coding sequence ATGCAAGCAAAAATAGAGAATATATTAAAAGAAGATGATTTAAAAGAGGCGATATCAATACTTATAGAGGAAATCAAAAAAGAGAAAGAAAAACATATACAAGAACTCATTTTAGAGATTGATAGATTAAACAGAGAAATAGAGCATGAAAAAGAGGACCTAAAACTAAAGCTCAAAGAGACATTCGAAATTTTGGAAAATCTAGCCCAAGAGCTTGATGGTGACAAAAAAGAGGAGTTTATAAAAGCAATAGAGGTTAACAAACTCAAAACTCTGGAATTTTTGGGAATACTAAAAGAGACTACAGAAGCAGCAATCATCGCTGCTTTAGAAAAAAACGAAGATATAGAAGAGACTGTAAAAGAGATAACCAAAAATCTGGCTTTTGAAACAATAGATATAAAAGTGGATGCAGCACATATCAAAGATGTCTCCATCGCCATTTTATCTGTAGCAGCAGATATAGCAAGCGTATCCATAAACTATAGCGACGAAATTCTTAGTGGAACAGTACAAGGTGTTAAAACTGGTATCTTAAAATCTATAGAAAAATTTAAAGAGTCTATAGAGTTTACCCCTCTTGAAGCTAGAGAGATAATCATAGACAATTACGATAAAATCATAAAAGATTTAGAAAATGTAGATGATCTTTATATATCTTGCATTAAAGAGGTAGCTCACAATAGCGAAGCAGGCATAAAAGAAAAGCTACTAAAACTTGCCGAAGAACTCCAAAGCACTATGTATAAACTAAAAAATGCGGCACAAGAGACTATAGAGATTTTTAAGACAAAATTTAGCGATCTTGCCAAAGAAGCTGCTTCTACAACATCTATTTTCAAAGAGAAAGCCGAAGAGGCAAAAAAACTTGGAGCTAGAGCTTTCATGATCGCAAAAGCTGCCATAGATGGAGCCATTAAAGGAGCAAAAGATGCTATAACAAAGGAAAAAGATGAAAAGTAG
- a CDS encoding BON domain-containing protein: MKSSLLFSTIFVIFSLNLVAKDSYDLNQTAKEILDKAYKMFEESKKIIESYSNPTQEAIPQTEKGFSLYYKVIKNSANVEERNDFLIITQIKYKIDLEKELSIGDILVKSNGGTVELYGKTDFKEKADKIIDIALKTKGAKKVVFYLIIFQREVISL, from the coding sequence ATGAAAAGTAGCCTTTTATTTTCAACTATTTTTGTTATTTTTAGTCTTAACTTAGTAGCCAAAGACTCTTATGACCTAAACCAGACAGCAAAAGAGATATTAGATAAAGCCTATAAAATGTTTGAAGAGTCCAAAAAAATAATAGAATCATACTCCAATCCAACTCAAGAGGCTATACCTCAAACAGAAAAAGGTTTCTCGCTTTATTATAAAGTTATCAAAAATAGTGCAAATGTTGAAGAAAGAAATGATTTTTTAATCATAACACAGATAAAATACAAAATAGATCTTGAAAAAGAGCTCTCTATAGGAGATATTTTAGTAAAATCTAACGGTGGCACTGTTGAGCTATACGGCAAAACAGACTTTAAAGAGAAAGCAGATAAAATTATTGACATTGCTCTAAAAACAAAAGGCGCTAAAAAGGTAGTATTCTATCTGATTATTTTTCAACGGGAGGTAATTTCTCTATAG
- a CDS encoding EAL domain-containing protein: MKDEKSEALVKAIVHFTKDLGIKTIAEFVSEKDIQQKVEDIGVDYSQGYYIGKPLPIEKLPPVEK, translated from the coding sequence ATGAAAGATGAAAAATCAGAGGCACTTGTTAAGGCAATTGTTCATTTTACAAAAGATTTGGGTATTAAAACAATAGCGGAATTTGTAAGCGAAAAAGATATCCAGCAAAAAGTTGAAGATATAGGAGTAGACTACTCCCAAGGATACTATATAGGAAAACCTTTACCTATAGAGAAATTACCTCCCGTTGAAAAATAA
- a CDS encoding IS256 family transposase has product MTQFVVDEDPLLSMMKWMMEQLMKIESEMKVGAKKGEHNSERKSYFSGYRPRRFDTRLGTVYLMIPKIRKGGYIPFFITEKRRSEQALISMVKEAYVNGISTRKIERLAKELGIENISASQVSQINKGLDEQVEEFRNRPLQKEYPNARVDALYEKVRDYEGRVVSTAIMIAYGVTLEGKREVLAIEPFINESYETWRNFFERLKERGLQKIALLISDAHQGIQKAFKEAFLGASWQRCKVHFMRNILAHVPPKAKEKFAAKLKTIWLQEGKKDAFTIAQMIIEEFRKKFPEAIEVLQEGLEDSLQFYHFPQIDKRRISSTNVLERINKEIRRRSKVVSVFPSRESYIRLITTYLMEYTEDWEIERSYIHPQKLQEVMEIYEVQLKAA; this is encoded by the coding sequence ATGACACAGTTTGTAGTTGATGAAGATCCACTTTTATCAATGATGAAATGGATGATGGAACAGTTGATGAAGATAGAGTCCGAGATGAAAGTTGGAGCTAAAAAAGGTGAGCATAATAGTGAGAGAAAAAGCTATTTCAGTGGTTATAGACCAAGAAGGTTCGATACGAGACTAGGGACAGTTTATCTTATGATTCCAAAGATAAGAAAAGGTGGCTACATTCCCTTTTTCATCACCGAAAAGAGAAGAAGTGAACAGGCTCTGATTTCGATGGTGAAAGAGGCATACGTCAATGGAATATCAACAAGAAAGATAGAACGTTTGGCAAAAGAGCTTGGAATCGAGAATATCAGTGCATCACAGGTATCACAAATCAACAAAGGGCTAGATGAACAAGTAGAAGAGTTTCGAAACAGACCACTGCAAAAAGAGTATCCCAACGCAAGGGTTGATGCTTTGTATGAGAAAGTGAGAGACTATGAAGGAAGAGTGGTATCTACCGCTATTATGATAGCTTATGGTGTAACACTAGAAGGCAAAAGAGAGGTATTGGCAATAGAGCCATTTATCAATGAGTCTTATGAAACTTGGAGAAATTTCTTTGAGAGACTCAAAGAAAGAGGATTACAAAAAATAGCATTGCTTATCAGTGATGCTCATCAAGGAATCCAAAAAGCTTTTAAAGAAGCTTTTCTTGGTGCCTCTTGGCAACGGTGCAAAGTACACTTTATGAGAAACATTTTAGCTCATGTTCCACCTAAAGCAAAAGAAAAATTTGCAGCCAAACTTAAAACTATTTGGCTACAAGAGGGCAAAAAAGATGCATTCACAATAGCACAGATGATTATAGAGGAGTTTCGCAAAAAATTCCCTGAAGCAATTGAAGTGCTTCAAGAAGGACTAGAAGATTCACTGCAGTTTTATCACTTCCCGCAAATTGATAAAAGGAGGATAAGTTCGACAAATGTGTTAGAAAGAATCAACAAGGAGATTAGAAGACGCTCTAAAGTAGTATCTGTTTTTCCATCAAGAGAGTCCTATATTAGACTCATTACCACATACTTGATGGAGTACACTGAAGACTGGGAGATTGAGAGAAGTTATATTCATCCACAAAAGCTTCAAGAGGTGATGGAAATCTATGAGGTGCAGCTTAAAGCCGCTTGA
- a CDS encoding polysaccharide lyase family 7 protein: MQKLNFIKKLLFLIFFSSIIFAHDAPYALQKFRQVLDNSKLQAPKSPYNPRYSVKYGEFRYFSNRYFYLQDAKFMVFFMCGKKNRSELRFKDEWRVETKYPKIIRAKLYLFPLDQKKEFTFLQIHANSNRTGINGKIINKPLLRLTWWKEQKSKRDHLWAVIRLSGEKNEQLYEKIDLGKRPKDFFTVSIEVQNSRMRIYLNKKLKIDKNVSYWNGYWNYFKAGVYLQGDGCSKVLFENLSVQ, from the coding sequence ATGCAAAAATTAAATTTTATTAAAAAATTGTTATTTTTAATTTTTTTTAGCTCTATTATTTTTGCTCATGATGCGCCCTATGCATTACAAAAATTTAGGCAAGTTTTGGATAACTCTAAACTACAAGCTCCTAAAAGTCCTTATAATCCTAGATATAGTGTAAAGTATGGAGAGTTTCGATATTTTTCAAATCGATATTTCTACCTTCAAGATGCAAAGTTTATGGTCTTTTTTATGTGCGGAAAAAAAAATCGTAGTGAATTGAGATTTAAAGATGAGTGGAGAGTGGAAACAAAATATCCTAAAATTATACGTGCTAAACTATATCTTTTTCCTTTAGATCAAAAAAAAGAGTTTACTTTCCTGCAAATTCATGCCAATTCAAATAGAACAGGAATTAATGGTAAAATTATAAATAAACCTCTTTTGCGACTTACATGGTGGAAAGAACAAAAGAGTAAACGAGACCATCTTTGGGCAGTGATACGTTTAAGTGGAGAGAAAAATGAGCAATTATATGAAAAAATAGACCTTGGGAAAAGACCAAAAGATTTTTTTACCGTTTCTATTGAAGTGCAAAATTCTCGTATGAGAATTTATTTAAACAAAAAATTAAAAATCGATAAAAATGTAAGTTATTGGAATGGATATTGGAACTATTTTAAAGCAGGAGTTTATCTTCAGGGGGATGGTTGCTCGAAAGTTCTATTTGAAAATTTGAGTGTACAATAA